The following nucleotide sequence is from bacterium.
CGAGGTCCCTTCCCGTGAACACGGCGATGACCCCGGGCCGCCCCCGCGCCGCCTCGGCGTTGACGCGGACGATCCGGGCGTGGGCGTGCGGGCTGCGCACGATGGACGCGTACGCCATGCCGGGCAGGTGCATGTCGTCGGTATAGGTGGCCTGGCCCGTGATCAGGCGCGGGTCTTCCCGGCGGCGGATGCTGGCGCCAAAGAGTTTGGTGACCGCCATGATGGTCGTCCCCCGCTACCGCGAGACGGTGACGCCGCGCATCTTGCCGGCGGCGTTCAGGATCGCGTTCACGATGTGCTGGTAGCCGGTGCACCGGCAGAGGTTGCCTTCCAGCCCTTCCCGGATCTGCGTGTCTGTGGGATCCGGATGGCGGCGCAGCAGTTCGAGCGCGGTCATCATCATCCCCGGCGTGCAGAACCCGCACTGCAGGCCGTGCTCTTCCCAGAACCCCTGCTGAATGGGGTGCAGGTCGCCGTTGGTCGCCAGCCCCTCGACCGTCTGCAGCTGGGCGCCGTCGGCCTGGACGGCGAGGAGCGTGCAGGACTTCACGGCGCGGCCGTTCAGCATGATCGTGCACGCGCCGCAGTTGCTGGTGTCGCACCCCACGTGCGTGCCGGTGAGTCCGAGCACCTCGCGGATGTAGTGAACCAGAAGCAGCCGGGGCTCGACTTCGTGAGAGTACTTGGTCCCGTTGATCGTGACGCCGATCGCACGCTTCACGGCATGCGCCTCCTCCAAGGAATGTCGCCGCGGGGTCCGACGAGCCCCGGCGGGCGGTTGCCGGTGTGCCGGGATGGAGCGACGGTGGAAACGGGTGCGGAGTGGGTCGGTGTGCCGGCGGCGGACTCTTCTGCGCCGGGCGATCCGCGTCCTTTGTCGACGGCGCCCCTCTCCCCGGCGGAATCGGAGGGCGCCCGCCGCGTGTTATTCTTACGAGGTGCGCGCCCTCGCCCTGCCGTGCCCGCCGGGCTTCGACTTTCACGCCACCGCGGCCGTCCTCAAGCGCGGTCCCGCCGATCCGCTCGTCTGGTTCGACGGGCAGAGGTGGCGCCGGCGGCTCGTGGTCGAGGGCGATGCCTTTCTGGTTGAAGTGACCCCTGCCCGCGCAAACGGGGCGGTCCCGGGACTCGTGCGCGGCGGTGGACGACTCTCCGTCCGCCTGCTCGCCGGACACGCGCCGCGTGCCGTGCTCGAACAGGTGATTGGCCGGCTGTTTGGCCTCGACGATCCGGCGAGGGGGCTGTCGCGCCGCATCCCCGAGCCTGTCCGCCGGGCCATCTCGGGCGCGGGCGTGACCGCGGCGCTGCCCGGCTACCCGACCCTGTTTGAGGCGCTCGTGCACACGATTCTGGGCCAGCAGATCAGCGCGGCCGCGGCGAACGCCCACCGCGCGGCGCTCGCCCTGCGGTTCGGCACGCCGTTCGCGTTTGGGGGTCACGTCTACTGGACGTTTCCCGACGCGGCCAGCCTCGCCGGCGAGCGCCTCGTCTCCCTGCGCCGTCCCGGGCTCAGCACGGCGAAGGCGCTCGCCGTGAGGGAACTCGCGCGGACGTTCGGCCGGGGCGGCCTCGCCGAAGCCGCGCTGGCCGCGATGCCGGCGGACGCCGCGATCGAGACGCTCACCGCGCTCCCGGGCATCGGCCGCTGGACGGCGGAGTGGGTGCTGCTGCGGGCGCTC
It contains:
- a CDS encoding (2Fe-2S)-binding protein; the encoded protein is MKRAIGVTINGTKYSHEVEPRLLLVHYIREVLGLTGTHVGCDTSNCGACTIMLNGRAVKSCTLLAVQADGAQLQTVEGLATNGDLHPIQQGFWEEHGLQCGFCTPGMMMTALELLRRHPDPTDTQIREGLEGNLCRCTGYQHIVNAILNAAGKMRGVTVSR